One Lemur catta isolate mLemCat1 chromosome 15, mLemCat1.pri, whole genome shotgun sequence genomic window carries:
- the CASC3 gene encoding protein CASC3 isoform X2 has translation MADRRRQRASQDTEDEESGASGSDSGGFLTRGGGSCSGSAGGGGSGSLLSQRGGRGGALHLRRPESGGAKSADEESECESEDGMEGDAVLSDYESAEDSEGEDEYSEEENSKVELKSEANDAVNSSAKEEKGEEKPDSKGTVTGERQSGDGQESTEPVENKVGKKGPKHLDDDEDRKNPAYIPRKGLFFEHDLRGQTQDEEVRPKGRQRKLWKDEGRWEHDKFREDEQAPKSRQELIALYGYDIRSAHNPDDIRPRRIRKPRFGSPPQRDPNWNGERLNKSYRHQGPGGSLPPRTFINRNAAEADAPVLGSPEKEEAVSETPAAAPDITPPAPDRPIEKKSYSRARRTRTKVGDAVKVAEEVPPLPEGLIPAPQVPETNPPPPTKTGNWEAPVDSTTGGLEQDMAQLNIAEQNWSPGQPSFLQPRELRGMPNHHIHMGAGPPPQFNRMEEMGVQGGRAKRYSSQRQRPVPEPPAPPVHISIMEGHYYDPLQFQGPIYTHGDSPAPLPPQGMIVQPEMHLPHPGLHPHQTPAPLPNPGLYPPPVSMNPGQPPPQQLLAPTYFSAPGVMNFGNPSYPYAPGALPPPPPPHLYPNTQAPSQVYGGVTYYNPAQQQVQPKPSPPRRTPQPVTIKPPPPEVVSRGSS, from the exons ATGGCGGACCGGCGGCGACAGCGCGCTTCGCAGGACACAGAGGACGAAGAATCGGGTGCTTCGGGCTCAGACAGCGGCGGCTTCCTGACGCGGGGCGGCGGGAGCTGCAGCGGTAGTGCTGGAGGCGGCGGCAGCGGCTCTTTGCTTTCACAGcgcggaggccgaggcggggccCTTCATCTGCGGCGGCCAGAGAGCGGGGGCGCCAAGAGCGCTGATGAGGAGTCGGAGTGT GAGAGTGAAGATGGCATGGAGGGCGATG CTGTTCTCTCGGATTATGAAAGTGCAGAAGACTCAGAA GGTGAAGACGAATACAGTGAAGAGGAAAACTCCAAAGTGGAGCTGAAATCAGAAGCTAATGATGCGGTTAATTCTTCagcaaaagaagagaagggagaagaaaagcctGATAGCAAAGGCACTGTGACTGGAGAGAGGCAGAGTGGGGATGGACAG GAGAGCACAGAGCCTGTGGAGAACAAAGTGGGTAAAAAGGGGCCTAAGCATTTGGATGATGATGAGGATCGGAAGAATCCAGCATACATACCCCGGAAAGGGCTCTTCTTTGAGCATGATCTTCGAGGGCAAACTCAGGATGAGGAAGTCAG ACCCAAAGGGCGTCAACGAAAACTATGGAAGGATGAGGGCCGCTGGGAACATGACAAGTTCCGGGAAGATGAGCAGGCCCCAAAGTCCCGACAGGAACTCATTGCTCTTTATGGCTATGACATCCGCTCAGCTCACAATCCTGACGACATCAGACCCCGAAGAATCCGGAAACCCCG ATTCGGGAGTCCTCCACAAAGAGATCCAAACTGGAATGGTGAGCGGCTAAACAAGTCCTATCGCCACCAAGGTCCTGGGGGCAGCCTACCACCAAGGACATTTATTAACAGGAATGCTGCAG AAGCAGATGCTCCAGTGCTTGGCAGTCCTGAGAAGGAAGAGGCAGTCTCAGAGacacctgctgctgctcctgacatCACACCGCCAGCCCCTGACAGGCCCATTGAGAAGAAATCCTATTCCCGGGCAAGAAGAACCCGAACCAAAGTTGGAGATGCAGTCAAGGTTGCAGAGGAGGTGCCCCCTCTACCTGAAGGGCTGATCCCAGCACCTCAAGTCCCAGAAACCAACCCTCCTCCACCTACTAAGACTGGGAACTGGGAGGCTCCGGTGGATTCTACTACAGGTGGACTGGAGCAAGACATGGCGCAGTTAAACATAGCAGAACAGAATTGGAGTCCAGGGCAGCCTTCTTTCCTGCAACCACGAGAGCTTCGAG GTATGCCTAACCATCATATACACATGGGAGCAGGACCACCACCTCAGTTTAACCGGATGGAAGAAATG GGTGTCCAAGGTGGTCGAGCCAAACGCTATTCATCTCAGCGGCAAAGACCTGTGCCAgagcctcctgcccctcctgtgcATATCAGTATCATGGAAGGACATTACTATGATCCAC TGCAGTTCCAGGGACCAATCTATACCCATGGTGACAGCCCTGCCCCACTGCCTCCACAGGGCATGATTGTGCAGCCAGAAATGCACCTTCCCCACCCAG GTTTACATCCCCACCAGACACCGGCGCCTCTGCCCAATCCAGGCCTCTATCCCCCACCAGTGTCCATGAATCCAGGACAGCCACCACCTCAGCAGTTGCTTGCTCCTACCTACTTTTCTGCTCCAGGCGTCATGAACTTTGGTAATCCCAGTTACCCTTATGCTCCAGGGGCActgcctccccctccacctcctcaTCTGTATCCTAATACACAG GCCCCATCACAGGTATATGGAGGAGTGACATACTATAACCCCGCCCAGCAGCAGGTGCAGCCAAAGCCCTCCCCACCCCGGAGGACTCCCCAGCCAGTCACCATCAAGCCCCCTCCACCTGAG GTTGTAAGCAGGGGTTCCAGTTAA
- the LOC123620170 gene encoding small integral membrane protein 30-like, whose amino-acid sequence MTSVSSQLVLVLISLLLVLPVVEAVEAVDPTALLLGVVLSLTGICGCLRVYARKRNGQT is encoded by the coding sequence ATGACTTCAGTTTCATCCCAATTGGTCTTAGTCCTCATTTCACTGCTTCTGGTGTTGCCTGTTGTGGAAGCAGTGGAAGCTGTAGATCCAACTGCTCTCTTGTTAGGTGTGGTTCTCAGTCTTACAGGCATTTGTGGTTGCTTGAGGGTATATGCACGGAAGAGAAATGGACAGACGTGA
- the CASC3 gene encoding protein CASC3 isoform X1, whose amino-acid sequence MADRRRQRASQDTEDEESGASGSDSGGFLTRGGGSCSGSAGGGGSGSLLSQRGGRGGALHLRRPESGGAKSADEESECESEDGMEGDAVLSDYESAEDSEGEDEYSEEENSKVELKSEANDAVNSSAKEEKGEEKPDSKGTVTGERQSGDGQESTEPVENKVGKKGPKHLDDDEDRKNPAYIPRKGLFFEHDLRGQTQDEEVRPKGRQRKLWKDEGRWEHDKFREDEQAPKSRQELIALYGYDIRSAHNPDDIRPRRIRKPRFGSPPQRDPNWNGERLNKSYRHQGPGGSLPPRTFINRNAAGTGRMSAPRNYSRSGGFKEGRAGFRPMEAGGQHGGRSGETIKHETSYRSRRLEQTPMRDPSPEADAPVLGSPEKEEAVSETPAAAPDITPPAPDRPIEKKSYSRARRTRTKVGDAVKVAEEVPPLPEGLIPAPQVPETNPPPPTKTGNWEAPVDSTTGGLEQDMAQLNIAEQNWSPGQPSFLQPRELRGMPNHHIHMGAGPPPQFNRMEEMGVQGGRAKRYSSQRQRPVPEPPAPPVHISIMEGHYYDPLQFQGPIYTHGDSPAPLPPQGMIVQPEMHLPHPGLHPHQTPAPLPNPGLYPPPVSMNPGQPPPQQLLAPTYFSAPGVMNFGNPSYPYAPGALPPPPPPHLYPNTQAPSQVYGGVTYYNPAQQQVQPKPSPPRRTPQPVTIKPPPPEVVSRGSS is encoded by the exons ATGGCGGACCGGCGGCGACAGCGCGCTTCGCAGGACACAGAGGACGAAGAATCGGGTGCTTCGGGCTCAGACAGCGGCGGCTTCCTGACGCGGGGCGGCGGGAGCTGCAGCGGTAGTGCTGGAGGCGGCGGCAGCGGCTCTTTGCTTTCACAGcgcggaggccgaggcggggccCTTCATCTGCGGCGGCCAGAGAGCGGGGGCGCCAAGAGCGCTGATGAGGAGTCGGAGTGT GAGAGTGAAGATGGCATGGAGGGCGATG CTGTTCTCTCGGATTATGAAAGTGCAGAAGACTCAGAA GGTGAAGACGAATACAGTGAAGAGGAAAACTCCAAAGTGGAGCTGAAATCAGAAGCTAATGATGCGGTTAATTCTTCagcaaaagaagagaagggagaagaaaagcctGATAGCAAAGGCACTGTGACTGGAGAGAGGCAGAGTGGGGATGGACAG GAGAGCACAGAGCCTGTGGAGAACAAAGTGGGTAAAAAGGGGCCTAAGCATTTGGATGATGATGAGGATCGGAAGAATCCAGCATACATACCCCGGAAAGGGCTCTTCTTTGAGCATGATCTTCGAGGGCAAACTCAGGATGAGGAAGTCAG ACCCAAAGGGCGTCAACGAAAACTATGGAAGGATGAGGGCCGCTGGGAACATGACAAGTTCCGGGAAGATGAGCAGGCCCCAAAGTCCCGACAGGAACTCATTGCTCTTTATGGCTATGACATCCGCTCAGCTCACAATCCTGACGACATCAGACCCCGAAGAATCCGGAAACCCCG ATTCGGGAGTCCTCCACAAAGAGATCCAAACTGGAATGGTGAGCGGCTAAACAAGTCCTATCGCCACCAAGGTCCTGGGGGCAGCCTACCACCAAGGACATTTATTAACAGGAATGCTGCAGGTACTGGCCGCATGTCTGCACCCAGGAATTACTCTCGATCTGGGGGCTTCAAGGAAGGTCGTGCTGGTTTTAGGCCTATGGAGGCTGGTGGGCAGCATGGTGGCCGGTCTGGTGAAACTATTAAGCATGAAACCAGTTACCGGTCACGGCGCCTGGAACAGACTCCTATGAGGGACCCATCTCCAGAAGCAGATGCTCCAGTGCTTGGCAGTCCTGAGAAGGAAGAGGCAGTCTCAGAGacacctgctgctgctcctgacatCACACCGCCAGCCCCTGACAGGCCCATTGAGAAGAAATCCTATTCCCGGGCAAGAAGAACCCGAACCAAAGTTGGAGATGCAGTCAAGGTTGCAGAGGAGGTGCCCCCTCTACCTGAAGGGCTGATCCCAGCACCTCAAGTCCCAGAAACCAACCCTCCTCCACCTACTAAGACTGGGAACTGGGAGGCTCCGGTGGATTCTACTACAGGTGGACTGGAGCAAGACATGGCGCAGTTAAACATAGCAGAACAGAATTGGAGTCCAGGGCAGCCTTCTTTCCTGCAACCACGAGAGCTTCGAG GTATGCCTAACCATCATATACACATGGGAGCAGGACCACCACCTCAGTTTAACCGGATGGAAGAAATG GGTGTCCAAGGTGGTCGAGCCAAACGCTATTCATCTCAGCGGCAAAGACCTGTGCCAgagcctcctgcccctcctgtgcATATCAGTATCATGGAAGGACATTACTATGATCCAC TGCAGTTCCAGGGACCAATCTATACCCATGGTGACAGCCCTGCCCCACTGCCTCCACAGGGCATGATTGTGCAGCCAGAAATGCACCTTCCCCACCCAG GTTTACATCCCCACCAGACACCGGCGCCTCTGCCCAATCCAGGCCTCTATCCCCCACCAGTGTCCATGAATCCAGGACAGCCACCACCTCAGCAGTTGCTTGCTCCTACCTACTTTTCTGCTCCAGGCGTCATGAACTTTGGTAATCCCAGTTACCCTTATGCTCCAGGGGCActgcctccccctccacctcctcaTCTGTATCCTAATACACAG GCCCCATCACAGGTATATGGAGGAGTGACATACTATAACCCCGCCCAGCAGCAGGTGCAGCCAAAGCCCTCCCCACCCCGGAGGACTCCCCAGCCAGTCACCATCAAGCCCCCTCCACCTGAG GTTGTAAGCAGGGGTTCCAGTTAA
- the CASC3 gene encoding protein CASC3 isoform X3, giving the protein MADRRRQRASQDTEDEESGASGSDSGGFLTRGGGSCSGSAGGGGSGSLLSQRGGRGGALHLRRPESGGAKSADEESECESEDGMEGDAVLSDYESAEDSEGEDEYSEEENSKVELKSEANDAVNSSAKEEKGEEKPDSKGTVTGERQSGDGQESTEPVENKVGKKGPKHLDDDEDRKNPAYIPRKGLFFEHDLRGQTQDEEVRPKGRQRKLWKDEGRWEHDKFREDEQAPKSRQELIALYGYDIRSAHNPDDIRPRRIRKPRFGSPPQRDPNWNGERLNKSYRHQGPGGSLPPRTFINRNAAGTGRMSAPRNYSRSGGFKEGRAGFRPMEAGGQHGGRSGETIKHETSYRSRRLEQTPMRDPSPEADAPVLGSPEKEEAVSETPAAAPDITPPAPDRPIEKKSYSRARRTRTKVGDAVKVAEEVPPLPEGLIPAPQVPETNPPPPTKTGNWEAPVDSTTGGLEQDMAQLNIAEQNWSPGQPSFLQPRELRGMPNHHIHMGAGPPPQFNRMEEMGVQGGRAKRYSSQRQRPVPEPPAPPVHISIMEGHYYDPLVIKHVWLLFSSHGKLRTSFKGFGGQGDLSL; this is encoded by the exons ATGGCGGACCGGCGGCGACAGCGCGCTTCGCAGGACACAGAGGACGAAGAATCGGGTGCTTCGGGCTCAGACAGCGGCGGCTTCCTGACGCGGGGCGGCGGGAGCTGCAGCGGTAGTGCTGGAGGCGGCGGCAGCGGCTCTTTGCTTTCACAGcgcggaggccgaggcggggccCTTCATCTGCGGCGGCCAGAGAGCGGGGGCGCCAAGAGCGCTGATGAGGAGTCGGAGTGT GAGAGTGAAGATGGCATGGAGGGCGATG CTGTTCTCTCGGATTATGAAAGTGCAGAAGACTCAGAA GGTGAAGACGAATACAGTGAAGAGGAAAACTCCAAAGTGGAGCTGAAATCAGAAGCTAATGATGCGGTTAATTCTTCagcaaaagaagagaagggagaagaaaagcctGATAGCAAAGGCACTGTGACTGGAGAGAGGCAGAGTGGGGATGGACAG GAGAGCACAGAGCCTGTGGAGAACAAAGTGGGTAAAAAGGGGCCTAAGCATTTGGATGATGATGAGGATCGGAAGAATCCAGCATACATACCCCGGAAAGGGCTCTTCTTTGAGCATGATCTTCGAGGGCAAACTCAGGATGAGGAAGTCAG ACCCAAAGGGCGTCAACGAAAACTATGGAAGGATGAGGGCCGCTGGGAACATGACAAGTTCCGGGAAGATGAGCAGGCCCCAAAGTCCCGACAGGAACTCATTGCTCTTTATGGCTATGACATCCGCTCAGCTCACAATCCTGACGACATCAGACCCCGAAGAATCCGGAAACCCCG ATTCGGGAGTCCTCCACAAAGAGATCCAAACTGGAATGGTGAGCGGCTAAACAAGTCCTATCGCCACCAAGGTCCTGGGGGCAGCCTACCACCAAGGACATTTATTAACAGGAATGCTGCAGGTACTGGCCGCATGTCTGCACCCAGGAATTACTCTCGATCTGGGGGCTTCAAGGAAGGTCGTGCTGGTTTTAGGCCTATGGAGGCTGGTGGGCAGCATGGTGGCCGGTCTGGTGAAACTATTAAGCATGAAACCAGTTACCGGTCACGGCGCCTGGAACAGACTCCTATGAGGGACCCATCTCCAGAAGCAGATGCTCCAGTGCTTGGCAGTCCTGAGAAGGAAGAGGCAGTCTCAGAGacacctgctgctgctcctgacatCACACCGCCAGCCCCTGACAGGCCCATTGAGAAGAAATCCTATTCCCGGGCAAGAAGAACCCGAACCAAAGTTGGAGATGCAGTCAAGGTTGCAGAGGAGGTGCCCCCTCTACCTGAAGGGCTGATCCCAGCACCTCAAGTCCCAGAAACCAACCCTCCTCCACCTACTAAGACTGGGAACTGGGAGGCTCCGGTGGATTCTACTACAGGTGGACTGGAGCAAGACATGGCGCAGTTAAACATAGCAGAACAGAATTGGAGTCCAGGGCAGCCTTCTTTCCTGCAACCACGAGAGCTTCGAG GTATGCCTAACCATCATATACACATGGGAGCAGGACCACCACCTCAGTTTAACCGGATGGAAGAAATG GGTGTCCAAGGTGGTCGAGCCAAACGCTATTCATCTCAGCGGCAAAGACCTGTGCCAgagcctcctgcccctcctgtgcATATCAGTATCATGGAAGGACATTACTATGATCCAC TGGTTATCAAACATGTCTGGTTGCTGTTTTCTTCACATGGAAAACTGAGAACATCTTTTAAAGGGTTTGGGGGACAAGGAGACTTGTCTTTGTGA